In the genome of Myxococcus stipitatus, one region contains:
- a CDS encoding sigma 54-interacting transcriptional regulator — translation MSTTPDPEVLLPMLRRKLVILSGSDAGRSFSLQVRSYRLGTDPACDIVLNDRTVSRQHLSLEVREDRVLARDLGSRNGSFCERMRFRELELRMGAIVRLGATELKVVPNEVREHIIPLSSDTRFGGLVGGSRRMREVFTLLQRLAPGDVDVLIQGETGTGKELCAAGIHAASPRSRGPFSIVDVAGITPSLVESELFGHVKGAFTGAHSERPGAFEQADGGTVFLDEVGELPLEFQPRLLRVLEGRQVKRVGANEYRTVNVRVVAATHRDLEADVKAGRFREDLFHRLAVLRVTLPPLRERPEDIPLLVDTMLERLGRPPSALSEQTRALLEQYPWPGNVRELRNVVQRVVNLGEQALPEMSASERARFTSAELEMPFKEAKERLIDGFERDYLKNLLERCEGNISRASREAGLARLYVRKLLKKYGLHASKDSG, via the coding sequence ATGAGCACGACCCCCGATCCGGAGGTCCTGCTGCCCATGCTTCGAAGGAAGCTCGTCATCCTGTCGGGGAGCGACGCGGGCCGCAGCTTCTCGCTCCAGGTCCGGAGCTACCGGCTGGGGACGGATCCAGCGTGTGACATCGTCCTGAACGACCGGACCGTCTCCCGGCAGCACTTGTCCCTGGAGGTGAGGGAGGATCGGGTGCTGGCGCGGGACCTGGGGTCTCGCAACGGCTCGTTCTGCGAACGCATGCGCTTCCGGGAGCTGGAGCTGCGCATGGGCGCCATCGTCAGGCTGGGCGCCACCGAGCTGAAGGTCGTGCCCAATGAGGTGCGCGAGCACATCATCCCGCTCTCGTCGGACACCCGGTTCGGGGGGCTGGTGGGGGGCAGCCGGAGGATGCGTGAGGTCTTCACGCTGCTGCAGCGGCTGGCGCCGGGGGACGTGGACGTCCTCATCCAAGGCGAGACGGGGACGGGCAAGGAGCTGTGCGCGGCGGGCATCCACGCGGCCAGCCCGCGCAGCCGGGGGCCGTTCAGCATCGTGGATGTCGCGGGCATCACCCCCTCGCTGGTGGAGTCCGAGCTCTTCGGCCACGTGAAGGGCGCGTTCACGGGAGCCCACTCGGAGCGGCCTGGGGCCTTCGAGCAGGCGGATGGAGGCACCGTCTTCCTCGACGAGGTGGGGGAGCTGCCGCTGGAGTTCCAGCCGCGCCTGCTGCGAGTGCTGGAGGGGCGCCAGGTGAAGCGGGTGGGCGCCAACGAGTACCGCACCGTGAACGTGCGGGTGGTGGCGGCGACGCACAGGGACCTGGAAGCGGACGTCAAGGCGGGCCGGTTCCGCGAAGATCTATTCCACCGGCTCGCGGTGCTGCGGGTGACGCTGCCGCCGCTGCGCGAGCGCCCCGAGGACATCCCGCTGCTGGTGGACACGATGCTGGAGCGGCTGGGCCGGCCCCCCAGCGCGCTGTCCGAGCAGACGCGGGCCTTGCTGGAGCAGTACCCGTGGCCTGGCAACGTGCGCGAGCTGCGCAACGTGGTCCAGCGCGTGGTGAACCTGGGAGAGCAGGCGCTGCCAGAGATGTCTGCCTCGGAGCGGGCGCGCTTCACCAGCGCCGAGCTGGAGATGCCCTTCAAGGAGGCCAAGGAGCGCCTCATCGATGGCTTCGAGCGCGACTATCTCAAGAACCTGCTGGAGCGCTGCGAGGGCAACATCTCACGGGCCTCACGTGAAGCGGGCCTCGCGCGGCTCTATGTGCGCAAGCTGCTCAAGAAGTACGGGCTGCACGCGAGCAAGGATTCGGGGTGA
- a CDS encoding RCC1 repeat-containing protein: MKTQAMKRWNVLWTSTLALVVACGVPAGEDARVSEETLATQESALCVGVSFDSLEVEGVSSFAGELAGAGSWVVGNGANAVYLEYSVDGADHGFDERVGEQGEWFFSEAAAGLGCGVHSFVVKASPMIIDSNGNRAKCGISREVLRNFVQFCPSVNPGVSHTLEVKSDGNVWAWGNNPSGQLGNGQRTQRNAPTRVRGLRHVVSASAGAEHSVAVTEDGSVWTWGANSYGQLGDGTTTMRAVPLQVPELSDVVAVAAAGSRTVALKADGTVWTWGINSSGELGDGTTTHSASPIQVPNLSGVTSIAAGLWHTLAVKKDGSAWSWGNNAYGQLGDGTTLNRLRPVLVASLTGVRALSGGVVHTVALKWDGTAWGWGYNSAGQLGNGTTTSSSIPVQVAVLTQAVEIDAGGYHTLAKRQDGTLYAWGDNFYGALGTGNTTSSSVPVQVPLTGVRSFGAGYYSSVAERKKVNMAQVHTLFAWGYNANGELGDGTTTQRTSPTAVVVSGIVKTAGGNGHSVALGAGGTVWTWGSNAYGQLGNGTTTQGVTPTQLPGLSGVIDVAAGVNHTVALSADGTVAAWGYNVYGQLGNGTTATQLTPQSVPELDGVTAISAGSTHTMALKADGTVWAWGSNLYGQLGDGTFTHRSSPVQVPSLENVISIAAGHFHSVAVKADGTLWVWGYGPQGQLGLGTTTNQSVPVQVSGLGHAIAIAAGGYHTVALMTSGQVWTWGYNSSGQLGDATTTLRYSPVQVPGLTNVIALAAGGYSTAVLKRDGTVWAFGYNPNGQLGDGTTTSRSSPTVTLLNSVVDLSSGVNHMMGLRKDAFVRACGYNATGQLGDGTTTQRPTPVQVTNLPGDGSIVAPGGGGVGMGLR, translated from the coding sequence ATGAAGACACAAGCGATGAAGCGCTGGAACGTGTTGTGGACGTCGACCCTTGCGCTCGTGGTGGCGTGTGGTGTGCCCGCCGGCGAGGACGCGCGCGTGTCGGAAGAGACGCTGGCCACCCAGGAGTCGGCGCTGTGCGTGGGAGTGAGCTTCGACTCGCTCGAGGTGGAGGGGGTGAGTTCCTTCGCGGGAGAGCTGGCGGGAGCAGGCTCCTGGGTGGTGGGCAACGGCGCCAACGCGGTGTACCTGGAGTACTCCGTGGACGGCGCGGACCACGGCTTCGATGAGCGCGTGGGCGAGCAGGGAGAGTGGTTCTTCAGCGAGGCCGCGGCCGGGCTCGGCTGTGGGGTGCATTCCTTCGTGGTGAAGGCCTCCCCCATGATCATCGACAGCAATGGCAACCGCGCCAAATGCGGCATCTCCCGGGAGGTGCTCCGCAACTTCGTCCAGTTCTGCCCGAGCGTGAACCCGGGCGTCTCCCACACGCTGGAGGTGAAGTCGGACGGCAACGTGTGGGCCTGGGGCAACAACCCCTCCGGCCAGTTGGGCAATGGGCAGCGGACCCAGCGCAACGCGCCGACGCGGGTGAGGGGCCTGCGCCATGTCGTCTCCGCTTCGGCCGGAGCCGAACACTCGGTGGCGGTGACGGAGGACGGGAGCGTGTGGACGTGGGGCGCCAACTCCTACGGCCAGCTCGGAGACGGCACCACCACGATGCGCGCGGTGCCGCTGCAGGTGCCGGAGCTGAGCGATGTCGTCGCGGTGGCGGCCGCCGGCTCGCGGACGGTGGCGCTGAAGGCGGATGGGACCGTGTGGACCTGGGGCATCAACTCATCGGGAGAGCTCGGGGATGGGACCACCACCCACAGCGCCTCCCCCATCCAGGTGCCCAACCTCAGCGGTGTCACCAGCATCGCCGCGGGCTTGTGGCACACGTTGGCGGTGAAGAAGGACGGAAGCGCCTGGAGCTGGGGGAACAACGCCTATGGACAGCTCGGGGATGGGACCACCCTCAACAGGTTGAGGCCCGTGCTGGTGGCGAGCCTCACCGGCGTCCGCGCGCTCTCTGGAGGCGTCGTCCACACGGTCGCCCTGAAGTGGGACGGCACGGCGTGGGGCTGGGGCTACAACAGCGCGGGCCAGCTGGGCAACGGGACGACCACCAGCAGCTCCATCCCGGTGCAGGTGGCGGTGCTCACCCAAGCCGTCGAGATTGACGCGGGCGGTTACCACACGCTGGCCAAGCGGCAGGATGGAACCTTGTATGCCTGGGGCGACAACTTCTACGGCGCGCTGGGCACCGGGAACACCACCAGCAGCTCCGTGCCGGTGCAGGTCCCGCTCACGGGGGTGCGCTCGTTCGGTGCGGGCTATTACTCCTCCGTGGCCGAGCGGAAGAAGGTGAACATGGCCCAGGTGCACACCCTGTTCGCGTGGGGCTACAACGCCAACGGCGAGCTCGGTGATGGGACCACCACCCAGCGCACCTCCCCCACGGCCGTCGTGGTCAGCGGAATCGTGAAGACCGCTGGCGGCAATGGGCACTCGGTGGCCCTGGGGGCCGGCGGGACGGTATGGACCTGGGGCTCCAATGCCTATGGCCAGCTGGGCAACGGGACGACCACCCAGGGCGTCACGCCCACGCAGCTCCCGGGCCTGAGCGGCGTCATCGACGTGGCGGCGGGGGTCAACCACACGGTGGCGCTGAGCGCGGACGGCACCGTGGCCGCCTGGGGCTACAACGTCTATGGCCAGCTCGGCAACGGGACGACCGCCACCCAGCTCACACCGCAGTCCGTGCCGGAGCTGGATGGCGTCACCGCCATCTCCGCGGGATCCACGCACACGATGGCGCTGAAGGCGGATGGCACCGTGTGGGCCTGGGGCTCCAACCTCTACGGCCAGCTCGGAGACGGGACCTTCACCCATCGCTCCTCGCCGGTGCAGGTGCCGTCCCTCGAGAATGTCATCTCCATCGCCGCGGGCCACTTCCACTCGGTGGCGGTGAAGGCGGATGGCACCCTGTGGGTCTGGGGTTACGGCCCCCAAGGGCAGTTGGGCCTCGGGACGACCACCAACCAGTCCGTGCCGGTGCAGGTCTCCGGACTCGGTCATGCCATCGCCATCGCCGCGGGCGGCTACCACACGGTGGCGCTGATGACGAGCGGCCAGGTGTGGACGTGGGGTTACAACTCCTCCGGCCAGCTCGGCGATGCGACGACCACCCTGCGCTACTCGCCGGTGCAGGTCCCCGGCCTCACCAATGTCATCGCGCTCGCCGCGGGGGGTTACTCGACGGCGGTGTTGAAGCGGGACGGCACGGTGTGGGCCTTTGGCTACAACCCCAACGGCCAGCTCGGAGATGGGACGACGACCTCGCGCAGCTCCCCCACCGTGACGCTCCTGAACTCCGTCGTGGACCTCTCCTCGGGCGTCAACCACATGATGGGGTTGCGCAAGGACGCCTTCGTCCGGGCCTGCGGCTACAACGCCACCGGCCAGCTCGGCGATGGGACGACCACCCAGCGCCCGACGCCGGTGCAGGTGACGAACCTCCCAGGTGATGGGAGCATCGTCGCCCCCGGGGGAGGTGGCGTCGGCATGGGCCTTCGCTGA
- a CDS encoding HEAT repeat domain-containing protein — protein sequence MRKSVNVGGKPFSKVLGVGLPLLLVSLLGLWGWASRSAAVAPSETSRSPQAAPAVAGLSTQAQGVSPRPLAGTRAWIPGALYRYALNAEQKISFRPTQPGAQALPGMRFILRGEWTVGVVSAEAERVDARVSLRLSSLTVEVGDNGPVAPDVQQNLATALQLPFFLTHDTSGRVTLTHFEQAADPLVRGILRSIVASSQFVVVGAPGATWTAEEFDTTGRYSAGYQRLEAGRFEKRKLSYSHVAFPQGLEPLGGQVRIDVSARSTFALEQELWTSSLDAQERVEVEAGQTMSPTTYESSLSLSLLERRVDPTLIGAFLARRASLSSAAMSAFQGMEQDPMDQYRQVLGGKNFDTLIKELHALPAEPTARDEVRSIALERLRALFMLHPSEAAKVPAILRAGMDPLAASPLLGALSAASTREAIQALAEVTGDRSIPQDIRMDSVAALGVAKDPTSAGIEALRGVAGEEDGMMRDTATLALGNAAAQLTDTDPKGAEDLVGELTRGYRSASTPEARVGALNSLGNTRSPSALATLEDALQSQDPRVRQAALNALRIIQDPRADQLLAMHLLEDPAPEVRQAAVFASNFRPLAPLLPALAQALRMDPADGVRNEVIHLLGEQRALVPEALPLLAWASQHDASPDLRRAAAVFVNTPATRSPTP from the coding sequence ATGCGGAAGTCGGTGAACGTGGGCGGCAAGCCCTTCAGCAAGGTCCTCGGGGTGGGGCTCCCCCTCCTCCTCGTGAGCCTGCTGGGGCTCTGGGGGTGGGCATCCCGGTCCGCCGCGGTGGCCCCCTCGGAGACGTCGCGGTCCCCCCAGGCCGCTCCCGCGGTGGCGGGCCTGTCGACGCAGGCCCAGGGCGTGTCTCCCAGGCCCTTGGCGGGGACGCGGGCGTGGATCCCCGGGGCGCTCTACCGCTACGCGCTGAACGCCGAGCAGAAGATCTCCTTCCGCCCCACCCAGCCTGGCGCGCAGGCGCTGCCCGGCATGCGGTTCATCCTCCGGGGCGAGTGGACCGTGGGGGTCGTCTCCGCGGAGGCCGAGCGCGTCGACGCGCGGGTGAGCCTGCGGCTCTCCTCGCTGACGGTGGAGGTCGGCGACAATGGCCCTGTCGCCCCCGACGTCCAGCAGAACCTCGCCACGGCGTTGCAGCTCCCCTTCTTCCTCACGCACGACACGAGCGGTCGGGTGACGCTCACGCACTTCGAGCAGGCGGCAGACCCGCTCGTGCGAGGCATCCTCCGGTCCATCGTGGCGAGCTCCCAGTTCGTCGTGGTCGGAGCACCGGGCGCCACCTGGACGGCGGAGGAGTTCGACACCACGGGGCGGTACAGCGCCGGGTATCAGCGCCTGGAGGCGGGTCGCTTCGAGAAGCGCAAGCTGTCCTACTCCCACGTGGCCTTCCCTCAGGGGCTCGAGCCGCTGGGCGGGCAGGTCCGCATCGACGTGAGCGCCCGAAGCACCTTCGCGCTGGAGCAGGAGCTCTGGACGAGCTCGCTCGATGCCCAGGAGCGGGTGGAGGTGGAGGCGGGCCAGACCATGTCCCCCACCACCTATGAGTCCTCTCTGAGCCTGAGCCTGTTGGAGCGCCGCGTGGACCCGACGTTGATTGGCGCATTCCTGGCGCGCCGGGCCTCGCTGAGCTCCGCCGCCATGTCCGCCTTCCAGGGCATGGAGCAGGACCCGATGGACCAGTACCGCCAGGTGCTGGGCGGCAAGAACTTCGACACGCTTATCAAGGAGCTGCACGCGCTCCCGGCGGAGCCCACGGCTCGTGACGAGGTGCGCTCCATCGCCCTGGAGCGGCTGCGCGCGCTCTTCATGCTCCACCCCTCCGAGGCCGCGAAGGTCCCCGCCATCCTCCGCGCGGGGATGGATCCACTCGCGGCCAGCCCCTTGCTCGGCGCGCTCTCTGCGGCCAGCACCCGCGAGGCCATTCAGGCCCTGGCGGAGGTCACGGGAGATCGCTCCATCCCCCAGGACATCCGCATGGACTCGGTGGCCGCGCTGGGCGTGGCGAAGGACCCCACGTCCGCGGGCATCGAGGCCCTTCGCGGCGTGGCGGGAGAAGAGGACGGGATGATGCGCGACACGGCTACGCTGGCGCTCGGCAACGCCGCGGCCCAGCTGACCGACACCGACCCCAAGGGCGCGGAGGACCTGGTCGGCGAGCTCACCCGAGGCTATCGCTCCGCCTCCACCCCGGAGGCGCGGGTGGGGGCGCTCAACAGCCTGGGCAACACCCGCTCCCCGAGCGCGCTCGCCACGCTGGAGGACGCGCTCCAGTCGCAGGATCCCCGGGTGCGCCAGGCCGCGCTCAATGCGCTGCGCATCATCCAGGACCCTCGCGCTGACCAGCTCCTCGCGATGCATCTCCTCGAGGACCCGGCCCCGGAGGTCCGCCAGGCCGCCGTCTTCGCCAGCAACTTCCGGCCCCTGGCGCCCCTGCTCCCCGCCCTGGCGCAGGCGCTGCGCATGGACCCCGCGGACGGGGTGAGGAACGAGGTGATCCACCTGCTCGGCGAGCAGCGGGCCCTGGTGCCCGAGGCCCTGCCCTTGTTGGCCTGGGCCAGCCAACACGACGCGAGCCCGGACCTCCGGCGGGCGGCAGCGGTCTTCGTCAACACGCCCGCGACGCGCAGCCCCACGCCGTAA
- a CDS encoding Hint domain-containing protein: MSRRIWGAMALVMVAMVLPAQVRAQPLLLGRCTVDNLSTSEAAKQRVEWARKCALNQNVGHPGAAFNTGLSSASGGTLKDYLESDLERNSVGEGSFTGSSFQVNSAVMFALYNSGPTSQALDTDGYLQWSRDSWRRKGRPLYPTFGTTPDIADGDNRQLFPHKDLANCRLYRDKESTEPAFTPFYVNGYCESACYTAEQKVLFADGAFPIREAMEALREDLMTLTPDSTLDALQLQPNLTYSYTRELRDAEHTLVVITARSGGQLRLTLEHPVITGEGRLVQAQTLKVGDALVKADGTLDSIVDIQKTPFFGKVYNLAPVTTDRVSNILVAQGYLVGSVRFQNDEVGYLNRLILYRSIPADVLPQVESP; this comes from the coding sequence ATGTCGCGAAGAATCTGGGGGGCCATGGCCCTGGTGATGGTGGCGATGGTGTTGCCAGCACAGGTGCGGGCGCAGCCGCTCCTGCTGGGCCGATGCACCGTCGACAACCTGTCGACGAGTGAGGCGGCGAAGCAGCGCGTCGAGTGGGCTCGCAAGTGCGCGCTGAACCAGAACGTCGGGCACCCGGGGGCCGCGTTCAACACGGGCCTGAGCTCCGCGAGCGGAGGAACGCTGAAGGACTACCTGGAGTCGGACCTGGAGCGGAACTCGGTGGGAGAGGGCTCGTTCACGGGCTCGAGCTTCCAGGTGAACAGCGCGGTCATGTTCGCGCTCTATAACTCGGGCCCCACCTCCCAGGCGTTGGACACCGACGGCTACCTGCAGTGGTCACGCGACTCGTGGCGGAGGAAGGGACGCCCGCTCTACCCCACCTTCGGCACGACGCCCGACATCGCCGATGGGGACAACCGCCAGCTCTTCCCTCACAAGGACCTGGCGAACTGCAGGCTCTATCGCGACAAGGAGAGCACCGAGCCGGCCTTCACCCCCTTCTATGTGAACGGCTACTGCGAGTCGGCCTGCTACACCGCCGAGCAGAAGGTCCTCTTCGCCGACGGCGCCTTCCCCATCCGTGAGGCGATGGAGGCGCTGCGTGAGGACCTGATGACGCTGACGCCGGACTCCACGCTCGATGCGCTCCAGCTCCAGCCGAACCTCACCTACAGCTACACGCGAGAGCTCCGGGACGCGGAGCACACGCTCGTTGTCATCACCGCCCGGTCTGGCGGACAGCTGCGCCTCACCCTCGAGCACCCGGTCATCACCGGCGAGGGCCGCCTCGTGCAGGCGCAGACCCTCAAGGTGGGCGACGCGCTGGTGAAGGCCGACGGCACCCTGGATTCCATCGTGGACATCCAGAAGACCCCCTTCTTCGGCAAGGTCTACAACCTCGCGCCGGTGACGACAGACCGGGTGTCCAACATCCTCGTGGCCCAGGGCTACCTGGTGGGCTCCGTGCGGTTCCAGAACGACGAGGTGGGCTACCTCAACCGCCTCATCCTCTACCGGAGCATTCCCGCCGACGTGCTCCCCCAGGTGGAGAGCCCATGA
- a CDS encoding LysR family transcriptional regulator, whose product MSDLNLLTTLDALLRDFSVTEAAERMHVSQPAMSRALA is encoded by the coding sequence ATGTCCGACCTCAATCTCCTCACCACCCTGGATGCACTCTTGCGTGACTTCAGCGTTACCGAGGCCGCAGAGCGCATGCACGTGTCACAGCCCGCCATGAGTCGAGCGCTCGCTTGA
- a CDS encoding S8 family serine peptidase, with the protein MRSVKSLSRWITLGLVLASVGVLAAPPQQSGPGRLMRADTPVTGEYLVVLKEKPGRGLSSMAAKAGALARKYGARVLTTHETAFRGFLVSASEEQAQALAEEPQVDHVRENGIVQPSGIQSPADWNLDRIDQEARPLDNSYFAEDATGINVYVIDSGIRASHLEFEGRAQVVFNAVPGQTGDDVTGHGTAVAGIIGGKTHGVAKKVNLRMVKAFNEFGTTVDRLVTALEWVANNAVTPAIVNLSFTTSSEDPEIDAAVDVVAMNPGLVVVVAAGNANLDACGCSPARLQPDAVHPFRTRIITVGAIDEGHSRWVGVTNSSNKGACLDLWAPGANLRSASSTSDTDSTFFPLEGTSFAAPHVSGVAAVMLANGVAPADIPARLLDDASVGQVELDFGDTSSPNLLLYKRPHATPLVNGAGVSVSDVTGSRRNFKLEVPAGRPSVTFSLSGGSGDADLYIRHGQFPELHAYQCRPLRKGNNETCVVNNPAGGTWLIQLGAFSSYTTTLKGQY; encoded by the coding sequence ATGCGAAGCGTGAAGAGCTTGAGCAGGTGGATCACCCTGGGCCTCGTCCTGGCCTCGGTGGGGGTGCTCGCCGCGCCGCCTCAGCAGTCAGGGCCGGGCCGGTTGATGCGGGCCGACACCCCCGTGACGGGCGAGTACCTGGTGGTGCTGAAGGAGAAGCCGGGGCGCGGTCTGTCGAGCATGGCGGCGAAGGCGGGTGCGCTGGCCAGGAAGTACGGCGCGCGCGTCCTCACCACCCACGAGACCGCCTTCCGTGGTTTCCTCGTCTCCGCCAGCGAGGAGCAGGCCCAGGCGCTCGCCGAGGAGCCTCAGGTGGACCACGTCCGGGAGAATGGCATCGTCCAGCCCTCGGGCATCCAGAGCCCCGCGGACTGGAACCTGGATCGGATCGACCAGGAGGCCCGCCCGCTGGACAACAGCTACTTCGCCGAGGACGCGACGGGCATCAACGTCTACGTCATCGACTCGGGCATCCGGGCGTCACACCTGGAGTTCGAGGGGCGCGCTCAGGTCGTGTTCAACGCCGTCCCCGGCCAGACCGGAGATGACGTCACCGGGCATGGCACCGCCGTCGCGGGGATCATCGGGGGCAAGACGCACGGCGTCGCCAAGAAGGTCAACCTTCGCATGGTGAAGGCGTTCAACGAGTTCGGGACGACCGTGGATCGCCTGGTGACGGCGCTGGAGTGGGTGGCGAACAACGCCGTCACGCCGGCCATCGTCAACCTGAGCTTCACCACCTCGAGCGAGGACCCGGAGATCGATGCCGCCGTGGATGTCGTCGCGATGAACCCCGGGCTCGTCGTGGTGGTCGCGGCGGGCAACGCGAACCTCGACGCCTGCGGCTGTTCGCCGGCCCGCCTCCAGCCGGATGCGGTCCACCCCTTCCGGACGCGCATCATCACGGTGGGCGCGATCGACGAGGGACATTCGCGCTGGGTGGGCGTCACCAACTCGTCCAACAAGGGGGCGTGTCTGGACCTCTGGGCTCCGGGCGCGAACCTCCGCTCCGCGAGCTCGACCAGTGACACGGACTCGACCTTCTTCCCGCTCGAGGGGACCTCCTTCGCCGCGCCACACGTGAGCGGCGTTGCGGCCGTCATGCTGGCCAACGGCGTCGCTCCCGCCGACATCCCCGCGCGACTGCTGGATGACGCGAGCGTGGGGCAGGTGGAGCTGGACTTCGGTGACACGAGCTCACCCAACCTGTTGCTGTACAAGCGCCCTCACGCCACGCCCCTCGTCAACGGCGCGGGCGTGAGCGTGTCCGACGTCACGGGTAGCCGGCGGAACTTCAAGCTGGAAGTTCCCGCGGGCCGGCCCTCGGTGACGTTCTCCCTCTCCGGGGGCAGCGGGGACGCGGACCTCTACATCCGCCACGGCCAGTTCCCGGAGCTGCACGCCTACCAGTGCCGCCCGCTGCGCAAGGGCAACAACGAGACCTGCGTGGTGAACAACCCCGCGGGGGGCACCTGGCTCATCCAACTGGGAGCCTTCTCCTCCTACACCACCACCTTGAAGGGCCAATACTGA